The segment GTCGAGGGTGCCGGCGGCCTTCTGTCGCCCGTCAGCGATGACGAGTACGTGGCCGACCTGGCCTGCGATTTCGGCTGGCCGCTGATCGTCGTGGCGCCGAACCGGCTGGGTGTGATCCACGACACGCTGGCCACGCTGGTGGTCGCCGCCACCTTTCGAGACGGGCTGGACGTGGCCGGCGTCGTGTTGAATCAACCGCCTTCCGCGCCGCTCGACGCCTCGGTCGCGAGCAACTACGACGAGCTTTGCCGCCGCTCGGTGCCGCCGGTCATGGCCAACGTTTCGGCCAACGCCGCCCGGTTCGGTCCGCCCGTCGATTGGTGGTCGCTGGCCACATTCGCCGCTTGCGAGGCGACTCGCCGCGGTGAATAATGCCGACATGTTGAGAATCCTCGGTGAGCGGCTGCGGCAGGGGCATCGGACGATCAGCTACCCGGCGGGCGAACCGCCCGCGCTGCCCGACCGCTTCCGGGGCCTGCCCGTGCTCGACTCGACCAAGTGCCCCGACGGCTGCCAGAAGTGTGTCGAGGCCTGTCCGACCGACGCGATCGCAGTCGTCGATCAACGGCCGCGCATGGACCTCGGCCGTTGCCTGTTCTGCACCGACTGCGTGAAGGCTTGCCCGGAAGGGGCTATTTCATACACGCGCGACTATCGGCTTGCCTCGCGCACGCGCGCGGGCCTGGTGCTCGACGGAAAAGCGTTCGAGCTGGCTTCGGCCCTGGAGGAAAAAAGCCGGCGGCTGTTCGGCCGTTCGCTGCAATTGCGGCAGGTGAGCGCCGGCGGGTGCAACGGCTGCGAAGCCGACGTCAACGTGCTGGGCACCGTCGTGTTCGACCTGAGCCGGTTCGGCATCCAAGTGGTGGCGTCGCCGCGGCACGCCGACGGCCTGTTGATTACCGGCTGCATCACGCAGAACATGAAGCTGGCCCTGCAAAAAGCCTACGCCGCGGTGCCGTCGCCGAAGATCGTGATCGCCGTCGGCGCCTGCGCGATTTCCGGCGGCCCGTTCGTCGGTTTTCCGCAGCAGAACAACGGGGCAGACAGCGTCGTTCCCGTCGACCTGTACATCCCCGGCTGTCCGCCCCATCCGCTGACGATCTTGGACGGCATCCTGCGGCTGCTCGGAAGGATTGAAGAGCAACGCTTGCCATAGCAATGACAGAAACGAATAAACCCGGCGGTGTGGACGATCCCTACAACCTCGACCGGCACCGTGAAAGAGACGACCTCCTCCAGTTGCAGGTTGCCAAAAGCGAACTCCAGTGCAGCCTTTGCACCCTCCGTCGCATAGCCCCGGTTCCAATGAGCGTCGCTCAGTCGCCAGCCAATTTCGACGCAGGGCGTGAACGGCGCATTGAAGCTTGGTGCGTTAAGTCCGATGAAACCGGCGAACGGCGCGACGCCGGGAATCTCAACCGCCCACAGGCCAAAACCGTGCCGATCGAAGTGTGCTTCAATCCGCTCCGCCATCTCGTCGCTTTCGCTCCGCGACAGGGTGCGCGGCAGAAACTCCATCACGCGCGGATCGGCGTTCAGCTCGGCAAAAACTGGCCGGTCGCTGGCCAACCAACGCCGCAAACACATTCGCTCAGTGCGTAGCTCGATGGGCAGATTCACTTGTCAGACGCGGGTGGCTTTAGCGGCGTTTTTTGGCCATCGCCCGTTGCATCGCCGTGCCCATGTCGGCCGGACTTTCCGCCACTTCGATGCCGGCGGCTTCCAGTGCGGCGATCTTTTCGCCGGCCGTCCCTTTGCCGCCGGAAATGATCGCCCCGGCGTGGCCCATGCGCTTGCCCGGCGGGGCGGCCCGGCCGGCGATGAAGGCGGCCACCGGTTTGCTCACGTGATCGTGGACGAACCGAGCGGCCTCTTCCTCAGCCGTGCCACCGATTTCGCCCATCATCAAAATAGCCTCGGTCGCCGGGTCGGCCTCGTACATCTTCAGCAGATCGATGAACGACGTGCCGACGATCGGGTCGCCACCCAGGCCGACGCACGTCGATTGTCCCAGGCCGAGGTTCGTCAACTGCCAGACGGCTTCGTAGGTGAGCGTGCCCGAACGGCTCATCACGCCCACCGGGCCTTTCTTGTGGATGTAGCCCGGCATGATGCCGATCTTGCACTCTTCGGGCGTAATCACGCCTGGACAGTTCGGCCCGACGAGCGTCGAGCCGCTGCGGCGCACGATTTCATAGACGCGCACCATGTCGATGACGGGCACGCCCTCGGTAATGGCGATCACCGTTTTGATGCCGGCATCGACCGCTTCCAGGATGGCGTCGGCCGTGAAGGCGTTCGGCACGAAGATCATGGTGGCGTCGGCGCGGGTCTTCTCGACGGCTTCGACGACGGTGTCGAAGACGGGCAAGCCGAGCACGGTCTCGCCGCCTTTGCCCGGCGTGACGCCGCCGACCATTTTGGTGCCGTATTCCAGGCAGCCCTTGGTATGAAATTGCCCGACCTTGCCGGTGATGCCCTGGCAGAGGACACGGGTCGATTTGTTGATCAAAATGCTCATGGGGGGGTTGGGGGTTGGGGGCACTGGTTTGAAGCTAGCAGTTCCTAGTTGCTATTTTGATTTTGGATTTTGGATTTTCGATTATCAAATCCAAAATCCAAAATCCAAAATCACGGTGGGCCGGCGCTCGTCCCGGCGCGCCGGGGCTTGCCACACCTTACGGCATTCTTATGCTGCCTCGCCTACCGCGGCCACGACTTTCTGCGCGGCATCGGTCAGTCCGGTGGCCGAAAGGATGTCCGCGCCGCTGCCGGCCAGGATCTTGCGGCCTTCGGCGACCTCGGTGCCTTCCAGCCGCACGACCAGCGGCACGTTAAAGCCGACTTGCTTGTACGCCGCGACCACCGCCGTGGCGATCGTCGTGCAACGCATGATGCCGCCAAAAATGTTGACCAGCACGCCCTTGACGTTCTTGTCGGAGAGCAAAATGCGAAAGGCCTCCGTGACCTGGTCGACGTTCGCGCCGCCGCCCACATCCAAGAAGTTGGCCGGCGAGCCGCCGTGCAACAGGATCAAGTCCATCGTGCTCATGGCCAGGCCCGCGCCATTGACCAGGCAGCCGATGTTGCCGTCGAGCTTGACGTAGCTCAGTCCGGCGTTGGCGGCGCGCACTTCGGCCGGCTCCTCTTCGGCCAAGTCGCGCAACTCCACGATGTCTTTGTGCCGGAAGAGAGCGTTGTCGTCGAAGGTCATTTTGGCGTCGAGGGCCAGCAGCTCGCCCGACTTGGTGACGACCAGGGGATTGATCTCGGCCAGGCTGCAATCTTGCTGCACGAACACGCGGCACAGGCCGCGCATGAATTTTTCGGCCGAGACGACGCTAGATCCTTTGAGGTCGAGCTTGGCGGCCAGCTTGCGGGCCTGGTAGCTCAAGAGGCCCGTGTCGGGATGGAAACGTTCGCGGAAAATCAGTTCCGGGGTATGGGCGGCGACTTCCTCGATGTTCATGCCGCCCTGGGCCGAAACCATCAGCACCGGTCCAGCCGCGGCCCGGTCGACGACGATGCCCAGGTATAGCTCGCGCGCGATTTCGCAACCTTCTTCGACCAGGACCTGCCGCACGGTCTGTCCTTCGGCCCCGGTCTGAATGGTCACCAGCGATCCGCCCAGGATGGCGCCGGCCACCTTGGCGGCCTCGTCGGCGCTGCGGACGAGCTCGACGCCGTGTTGCGTGGGACTGCCTTGGATGGTGCCCTTGCCGCGTCCGCCGGCATGGATTTGGGCTTTGACCACGGCGAGCTTGCCGCCCAGTTCTTTGAACGCCGCGGCGGCCTCATCGGCCGTCCGCGCCACCATGCCGCGGGGCACCGCCACGCCGGCCTTGCGGAGGATTTCTTTGGCTTGAAACTCGTGGATTTTCATGGCACGCCGTTGAGGAGTAGCTATAGTCACTTGCCGCGACAAGCCGGCGATTATAAAGGCTGCGACGTTTTTCGCCAGGGGCCAAGCGGTAAGGCTTCTTGCTTGTTGGTCGCTAGCCCCGATTATTCGTGGCCCCACGAATACGAGCGCAGACTGCGCTCACACCAACCCGAAGCGCAAGCGAGGTAAGTTTGTTGCCCGGCCTCGCTTGCGCTTCGGGTTAGTGTGGGGCCATGAATAATCCGCGCTAGCAATACCCCCACAGCGCCGCGGTGGCCGCCGTCGCCTCGCCGATCGCCGCCTTGTCGTCGGAAGTAAGCTTGCTCGCGTAGTAGTCGGGCCGCCGTACGGACGCAGCATACTTCTCGACAATCGCCTCCGCGTCCTGTAACCCCACATGCCGCAGCACCGCGTGAAGCGTTTCCGCGGGCGATTCGCAAAGCGTCTCGAACCGCACGACCAAGGTGGCGGCCCGCACCCGATCGTCGTCGGCCAGCAGTCGTGCCAGGTAGCCGTAAACCATGTCCCAATAGGTGGCGAAACCGCGCACGTCGTCTCCCTGGGCCCAATAGCGCGCCACCTGCTCGACGCGCGACGCGTCTCCCAGGTTCAAGGGGCGACGGTCCAGGCCGAATTCGAAATGACCTGAACGCTGCATGTAGGCCAGGGCCCGCGGGTGTCGTCGCTGACCTTGGCTGAACCGTTCGTGCTGCCGCAAGAGCGACGCCACATGGTCGACCGGCGAGCGCACGGGGAGCAACACTTTCGCGTCGGAAAAGAGACGAACCAGGTAGGCCAGTCGAGCGACATGGTAGTTGGCTTTGGCGGCATAACGGGTGGCCCGCTCCGCGAGCAGCAGCTTGGCGAGGTGCGCCTTGTAGAACGACTCGAACGCCGGGAACCGCTCGTCCGCTCGCAAGACGTTGCTCACGCCCGGATTGTGGCACTGGCGGAAAAACGCCATCCAGAGCATTTCTTCAAGTGCGTCGGGGCTCTCGTTGGTGACCATCATCCGGTCGCCATGCGCGCGCTCGCGCTGGGCCGTCGGCCATAATCCGGCCGTCGCCCGCCGCCACCAATAAGGCGTAAACACGAACGGATAGTCCTTGATCCGGTGCGTCGCCACGGCCGGGTGCGCCGCCACGGCTTCGTGCAGCAACGTGCTGCCCGACCGCGCAAGTCCGCACACATAGACGGGCATGGCCACCGAGACGCGGTTCAGATCCGCTGCCGCGGCGCCGGTCTCCAAACGCCCCAGGCGCAGCCAGAACCGCGGATGGCGATCGACCAACCCGCCGAGCCAATCGAGCCAGAAAGGCACGGCGAATGCCGACTCTTCGCGGGCCGAGGCGCTTTCCACGGTGGCAGCAGCGGCAGCCAAGCGGTCTCCAGCATCACGGCTCGACGATTTCATGCAGACGATCGATGGGAAGAGAGGTCATGATTTGCCGTTTGCCGCCGGGCCAGCGGATTTCCACCTTGTCGATCGGCGAGTCGTCGCCCAGGCCAAAGTGCAAAGTCTTCGAGCACTGGGAAAGGTAGCCTCCGGACGAGTGAACCTGCCGCACCAGGGTCCGACCGCCGCTGTGGAGCTTGACCAGAGCGCCCACGGCATCGCGGTTGCTTTTCGTGCCGGTCAGACGAAAAGCGACGTAATGCCGGCGCGGAAATCGGTTCTGAAAATAATACGGATGGTCGTTGAAGTTATTCACGATCAGGTCCAGGCGCCCGTCGCCGTTGAAATCGGCCGTGGCGGCGCATCGCGAGCTCCGCACGACGTCGATGCCATGAATCCGCGTCCCGGTCAGCTCTCCTTCCAGCGGCGGCTCGATGCCTTCTTCCTCCGCTCGATCGGTGAAGGTGCCGTCGCCGTTGTTGAGCATCAAGGCGGAGGGCCAGTAAAAGTAAGGATAGCCCATGCCGGACGGCAGGAAGGCGTCCACGTCTCCGTCATTGTCGAAATCCCCGGCCGCCACGCCCCACGGCCAAAAGGTCTCCATCCCGGCTTGGTCCGAGACCTCGCTGAATCGGCCTTCTCCATCATTGTGAAACAGGCTGTTCCCGAAAAGCAAGTCCTGATAGTCGAGCCGCAAACTCTCGATGAGCCGCGTTTCCTGTTCCATCTGCTCGGGCTGAAAATCGACCGTCGGCCCCCAAAGGCGCGGATATTTCTTGTGGGGTTCGACTAATTCCGGCTTGTTGTAGGGGATCCACATGTCGGAGTGCATGTCTGCCAGGAACAGGTCGAGACGACCGTCATTGTCGAAATCGAACGCCGTGGAGCCAATCGCGCCTAGGGAAGTCCGGCCCAAAGCTTCGCGGGTCACGTCGTCGAAGTGTCCACGGCCGTCGTTGCGGTAGAGGTGGCTCGTGCCGAACATGTTCGTGATCAGCACGTCCAGGTCGTCGTCTTCGTCAAAGTCGAACGCCGCCACGTCCCCGCCCCAACCTTCGCCGGACAGACCCGACTCAGGCGTCACGTCGCTGAACGTGCCGTCGCGGTTGTTGTGAAACAGCACGTTCGGTTCGCGGGCGTCGAGGTCGAAGACGTGATCGAACAACTCCTTGTCGCCCAGATAATATCCGGCTTTTTCGTCGAACTGTTCGGTCGTCCAATGCGCGGTGTTCGTCACGAACAGGTCGAGATAGCCGTCGTTGTCGCAGTCAAAAAAGGCGGGCGTCTGCGAGTGGGCGACGAGCGCCGCACCGGCCTCGTGCGTAACGTCTCGATATTTGCCGCGGCCTTGATTTCGAAGCAGGACGTTGCCGCCGCGCGTGCTGGTGATATACAGGTCCTGGTCGCCGTCGTTGTCGTAATCGCCGAAGGCGGCGCCGACGCAGATGCGATCGTCGAGCGCCCAAGGTCCGGCCTCGGCGGTGGCGTTTTCGAAGGTGCCGTCGCCGCGGTTGCGGTACAACCCATTTGCGCCGAGTTGGTTCAACAACAACACGTCGTCGTCGCCGTCGCCGTCATAATCGGCCAGCGCCACGCCGCAGCCATGATCGTAGAGGTTCAACTTCCAAGTTTCGCCTTGCTCTTGGGGCAGAAACGACATGCGGAAATCGATGCCGCTCTGCGAGGCGACGTCACGAAATCCGGGCATGCGCCGCGGTTCGCGTGGGCGGACCAACCAGATCGCCGTCATGCCGGCGAAAGCGATAAACGCCCCTGAAATAATGATATTGACCCCTTTCGAAGGTCTGACGCCCAACGGTCCCATCGTCTGCTCTCGAGTGTCTCATTTGCGGAAGTTCTCGCGACAGGCGAAGCTTCTCGGTGCATAGGGACCGGTTTTATCCTTCATGTTACAGGCAGTCCTATTACTATCTCGTTAGAATTCAGCGGAACCCCGGCCCGCTCGCGAAACGGTGGCGATGCGTTCTCGCCATCTCAGGAACCGTCGCCACCATCGGTCTCTCGGCGGGCCTCAGTGGTCTCGGCGGTCATTGTCTGCGACTCCGGCCCGTTGTCACGGCGGCGCTTCCCTCGAAGCAAAGCCATCAACCTGGCCAGCGGCCATTGAAAGATCGCCACCAGGGCCGCTCCCACAAGGCCCAACAATGCCGCGAAATAAGGAATAAACTCCGGTCCGGGTCCCAAGCCGACGTAGGCCAGCAACGCCATCGGCGCCGGAGTCGACGCGGCTGAGAGCCATTCCGTTGCCAAAAAAAGCGATTCAAGGTTGTCCACGTGGAGCTCCGTCGAGAAAGGGGACTTGAGCGGCGGAATAGCGTCTGGCGGTGGTCACATAGCCCCCCAGCGAGCAGGACCACACGACTTCCTTCCCGCGCGTCACTTCGATCAGATCGCCGCCCTCGGTGCTGACAATCAAGGTATTGCGTGTCTGTCGAAGGCGGTTCGATGAAGCTAGCCTCAAGTATAGTGCCGGGCAGATCCGCGGTCAAAGGCGGCGCCGCTGTCGAACCCGCCTTGGTCTTAATTACGTTGAGAGCGAGATTGGTTAAATTCAAGCTCAAATCTCAGAATTGCCGTCATGCGATTAATCACCATCTTGATGCGAGATGCGGTGTCGCGCCGAGTTGGCGGTTCCCGGCGCGCGGTGACCGGCCCCACCTTACGTTACAACCATGCTTCAAGCTTTACGCGCCGCCGCCGGTCGAGCATCGGCTTCCATAGGTCGCCGGTTTTGGCCACCCGGTCGGGCATGTTCCGCAGGTCGAAGTCGTCGATCTCGACCCCGCGTTCCACCTCTCCCCACGTGACCGGCGCCGACACGGTCGCCTGGGCCGTCGGCCGCACCGAATAGACGGAAGCCAGCGTGCGGCCCCAAGCGTTCTGGTTGTAGTCGATCAGCACACGGCCCTTCGGCCGGTCGGCGATTCGGTAAACCGCGGTCAGCAACTTCGGATAAAGCAACTCCATGCTCAACGCAAACTGCTTCGCAAACGACCAGACCTGCTTTTGCGTAGGACCGCGCACGATCGGAACATAGACGTGCATCCCCTTGGAACCCGACGTCTTGGCGAAACAAGGCATGTCTCTTCCCCCCAGCGCCTCGCGAACCGCCAGTGCCGCCTCGCGCACCTGCGAAAACCCGGCGCCGGCCACCGGGTCGAGATCGAAGTGCAGATAATCGGGCCGGTCGACGTCGTCGCAACGGGCGTACCAGGGATGGAGGTCGATGCAGCCCAGGTTCACGATCCACAAGAGTGTGGCCAGGTCGGCAACCACCGGAAAAGCGATCACGCTGCCGGAGGCGTGCTCGATGGAGCGAAGGTCTATCCACGCCGGCCTGGGACTGGGGGCGCGCTTCATGAAGAAGAACGCGCCCGCCGCGCCGTTCGGATAGCGCTTCATCACCATCGCACGATCGACCAGGTGCGGCAGAAGCACCGGCGACATCGCCGTGTAGTAGCGCAAAAGGTCGCGTTTGGTCAGCCCGAGGTTCGGCCAGAAAAGCTTGTCCAGGTTGGTGAGTCGCACGCGGCGGCCAGGCGAGACTTCAACCTCTGCGTCCGACCCCTCACTCGGGATGAGCGGAAGTCGAACTCGCTTGGCTCGCACTGGCGCCGACCGCGCCGCTTGCCAGTGGGGTGGGTGATGGTTTATCGTCGTTTTGCTCGAAGCGGCTGTTTTTGTCTTCATAACTATCAAGCAGAAGCAAGTCGAGTGCCCAGACTCATTCCGAGACAAGTGTCGCGAATTTCGGCACCCACGTTCAAAACGCCGCGCTTTCGTTCCGGCAGTCGATGGTGGCAAGGTAGCCGGATAGAATGGGCCATAATGAGCCGAGCGAGCGCGACGCACCAGGCGAAACGTGCCGACCGAAGTCGTTTTCCGGCAAGCTGTTGAACCTGTTTCAACACCGGGGGCTGAGTGCTGTTTCGACCATCCGCCTCGCCTTCAACCGGTAGAAGCACACGCTTTGGCACGCGCGTTGCAGGAGTGAAGGAGCAAACCGCAGTCAAACGGCGGAACAGCTCAACTTCAAGGAGGTCACGCTCATGGCACGTTGCCCTACTCGTAACACTGAAACGCAAACTAGGTCCCGTCACAGTTCGCCGCTGCCCAGTCCGGCTGAGATTCGCCGGCGGGCTGCCGAGATTCGACAAAGCTGGTCACCGGAGGAACGGCGGCAACGCGAAGTGACCGTGCCCGGCTGGCCATTGCTGCCGCTCATCCTCGGCGGTCGGCGGCTAAGCACGGCAAACGCCTCGCCAGGCGGCAAAGCTCGGCCAGGCTGGTGCTAGTCAACTTCACACGCGAATGCCCAGCGCTTTCATGGTCGCGGCCGTGATCGATTGCCGCAGCTTGAGGAGTTGCTCCCAGGGATCGCGTTTTAATCGGGCCAAACGGGCGGGAAGGTTCTCCACATTAAAGTGATCGGCCCGTAGATCGCGTTTCAACTCTTTCCAGTCCACGGGAACCGCGACCGGGGCATGCTCGCGGGCACGCGTTGAATAAGGCGCGATCGAGGTGGCGCCGCGATCATTTCGCAAATAGTCGATAA is part of the Pirellulales bacterium genome and harbors:
- the bioD gene encoding dethiobiotin synthase, translated to MPRGTTTTAGLFVTGTGTGVGKTYVAAMICRALASEGRRVGVYKPVASGCRREGDRLISDDALKLWHAAGQPGNLETVCPQRFAAPLAPHLAARAEGRQVDARLLRTALDFWLDASEIVVVEGAGGLLSPVSDDEYVADLACDFGWPLIVVAPNRLGVIHDTLATLVVAATFRDGLDVAGVVLNQPPSAPLDASVASNYDELCRRSVPPVMANVSANAARFGPPVDWWSLATFAACEATRRGE
- the nuoB gene encoding NADH-quinone oxidoreductase subunit NuoB — translated: MLRILGERLRQGHRTISYPAGEPPALPDRFRGLPVLDSTKCPDGCQKCVEACPTDAIAVVDQRPRMDLGRCLFCTDCVKACPEGAISYTRDYRLASRTRAGLVLDGKAFELASALEEKSRRLFGRSLQLRQVSAGGCNGCEADVNVLGTVVFDLSRFGIQVVASPRHADGLLITGCITQNMKLALQKAYAAVPSPKIVIAVGACAISGGPFVGFPQQNNGADSVVPVDLYIPGCPPHPLTILDGILRLLGRIEEQRLP
- the sucD gene encoding succinate--CoA ligase subunit alpha, whose product is MSILINKSTRVLCQGITGKVGQFHTKGCLEYGTKMVGGVTPGKGGETVLGLPVFDTVVEAVEKTRADATMIFVPNAFTADAILEAVDAGIKTVIAITEGVPVIDMVRVYEIVRRSGSTLVGPNCPGVITPEECKIGIMPGYIHKKGPVGVMSRSGTLTYEAVWQLTNLGLGQSTCVGLGGDPIVGTSFIDLLKMYEADPATEAILMMGEIGGTAEEEAARFVHDHVSKPVAAFIAGRAAPPGKRMGHAGAIISGGKGTAGEKIAALEAAGIEVAESPADMGTAMQRAMAKKRR
- the sucC gene encoding ADP-forming succinate--CoA ligase subunit beta is translated as MKIHEFQAKEILRKAGVAVPRGMVARTADEAAAAFKELGGKLAVVKAQIHAGGRGKGTIQGSPTQHGVELVRSADEAAKVAGAILGGSLVTIQTGAEGQTVRQVLVEEGCEIARELYLGIVVDRAAAGPVLMVSAQGGMNIEEVAAHTPELIFRERFHPDTGLLSYQARKLAAKLDLKGSSVVSAEKFMRGLCRVFVQQDCSLAEINPLVVTKSGELLALDAKMTFDDNALFRHKDIVELRDLAEEEPAEVRAANAGLSYVKLDGNIGCLVNGAGLAMSTMDLILLHGGSPANFLDVGGGANVDQVTEAFRILLSDKNVKGVLVNIFGGIMRCTTIATAVVAAYKQVGFNVPLVVRLEGTEVAEGRKILAGSGADILSATGLTDAAQKVVAAVGEAA
- a CDS encoding sulfotransferase, whose protein sequence is MAAAAATVESASAREESAFAVPFWLDWLGGLVDRHPRFWLRLGRLETGAAAADLNRVSVAMPVYVCGLARSGSTLLHEAVAAHPAVATHRIKDYPFVFTPYWWRRATAGLWPTAQRERAHGDRMMVTNESPDALEEMLWMAFFRQCHNPGVSNVLRADERFPAFESFYKAHLAKLLLAERATRYAAKANYHVARLAYLVRLFSDAKVLLPVRSPVDHVASLLRQHERFSQGQRRHPRALAYMQRSGHFEFGLDRRPLNLGDASRVEQVARYWAQGDDVRGFATYWDMVYGYLARLLADDDRVRAATLVVRFETLCESPAETLHAVLRHVGLQDAEAIVEKYAASVRRPDYYASKLTSDDKAAIGEATAATAALWGYC
- a CDS encoding CRTAC1 family protein is translated as MPGFRDVASQSGIDFRMSFLPQEQGETWKLNLYDHGCGVALADYDGDGDDDVLLLNQLGANGLYRNRGDGTFENATAEAGPWALDDRICVGAAFGDYDNDGDQDLYITSTRGGNVLLRNQGRGKYRDVTHEAGAALVAHSQTPAFFDCDNDGYLDLFVTNTAHWTTEQFDEKAGYYLGDKELFDHVFDLDAREPNVLFHNNRDGTFSDVTPESGLSGEGWGGDVAAFDFDEDDDLDVLITNMFGTSHLYRNDGRGHFDDVTREALGRTSLGAIGSTAFDFDNDGRLDLFLADMHSDMWIPYNKPELVEPHKKYPRLWGPTVDFQPEQMEQETRLIESLRLDYQDLLFGNSLFHNDGEGRFSEVSDQAGMETFWPWGVAAGDFDNDGDVDAFLPSGMGYPYFYWPSALMLNNGDGTFTDRAEEEGIEPPLEGELTGTRIHGIDVVRSSRCAATADFNGDGRLDLIVNNFNDHPYYFQNRFPRRHYVAFRLTGTKSNRDAVGALVKLHSGGRTLVRQVHSSGGYLSQCSKTLHFGLGDDSPIDKVEIRWPGGKRQIMTSLPIDRLHEIVEP
- the ligD gene encoding non-homologous end-joining DNA ligase; its protein translation is MRLTNLDKLFWPNLGLTKRDLLRYYTAMSPVLLPHLVDRAMVMKRYPNGAAGAFFFMKRAPSPRPAWIDLRSIEHASGSVIAFPVVADLATLLWIVNLGCIDLHPWYARCDDVDRPDYLHFDLDPVAGAGFSQVREAALAVREALGGRDMPCFAKTSGSKGMHVYVPIVRGPTQKQVWSFAKQFALSMELLYPKLLTAVYRIADRPKGRVLIDYNQNAWGRTLASVYSVRPTAQATVSAPVTWGEVERGVEIDDFDLRNMPDRVAKTGDLWKPMLDRRRRVKLEAWL